Part of the Arachis hypogaea cultivar Tifrunner chromosome 6, arahy.Tifrunner.gnm2.J5K5, whole genome shotgun sequence genome, AAAGATTTTGACCCAAGAAATCACAAACGAATCCATATTGGGCCAAGTCCAAGGCTTATTTCAACTCAACAATTCAGCTCATTCTTccctgagagagagagagagagagagagagagagagagagagagagagagagagagagagagagagagagagagagagagagagagagagagagagagagagagagagagagagagagagagagagagagagagagagagagagagagagagagagagagtcccCGTAACTTTCAATCTGTAACTCCAACCGACAATCTATTTGTGGCTATGCATTTGTCTCGATTTTCTCTTTAATTCTATCTAAACATTGCGTGTAACTCCAATCGACAATCTATTTGTGGCTATGCATTTGTCTCGACTTTCTCTTTAATTCTATCTAAACATTACGGTAAAAAACATTAAAATCATTgtcccattttttatttttcctttgattttacgTTTTGGGTATGTGGTgttaagattttttaattttaatgtttagGAAAATCTTAACCTTGAGTTCTAGTGAGGTTTTGATCCAAGAACATGTGGTACAAGGTAAGAAAACtcttttcctttgatttttcCTAATTATGTATGAAACCCTAGCTTGGGATGTGAATGTTGGTATAATTAGATTTAATAAGGAATGATCGCTTACTTGGGTTGAGTTTGTGTTGCGTTTTGTGGCTTGGCTTGATTTGGAGCACTTGGTGGAGGTTTGATTCCGTGAATGGAGGCTTGGGTGTGATCTAAAAGAGAATCTAAGTGTTGAAAAAACTATCGTCAAcaagatagaatttttttttaaaactattttataaccaaggattgttataaatcgatatcgATATGAAAATTACATTTTTGGTGATTATGTGAATCTCGTAAATTGGTATGTATGATTGTTGATGTGCTTGAATGATGGATTAGTGTAAATATTATGTTTGATGGTTATGGTGATTAATTAGTTGGATGGTAGCTTGAATTATAATATAGATGTATATATGAGTATGTGTGCATAATTATAATGGTGTAGTTTAATTGcctattatgattattgatgtgaGAGTTTGGGCTTAAAATCATGATAGGATGGGGTATTTCCTATTTGGTAAGTTATGGTAAGTTGGTGGTAATTGCCATGTGTGAATTGTTGCTGAAATAATGGAATGAGTTGGATGATTGAATTGTTGTGTTGTTTGTGAATGGTGAATGCATAAGTGCCATGTGTTAAAGACCTTATTGAAAATTGGATTAGGGTTGGTTAGGGATTGGATGGGCAGGAATTGATAAATGAATGTTGAGAATGTTTTGAAATGATTTTGGGGTGTGTtagaattgaattgaaaggaAATTTTGTGAAAAGTGGTATTTTGtagattttagtaaaaataaattattgactAACTTTGACGGGTCATAACTTGGTTCTCGGACCCTTAAATTTTACGAAacttgtcttaataaaaaattggGTTTGTTTAGGTCATGACGTTTGAAGAATGGACGGAAaatgatttttaacaaaaaagttatgcacgtTTGAAGTTTGTGGTTAAAAATTGAATTCTGCAGAAGTTGCACAAAATTgaggtcatgcgtatgcatgagggGTGTTACAGAATTGAAAGAGTTTCGTGCGTATACATGAGTTTTGTGCGTATACCATGTATACGCACAAAAGTCAAGTCCTGCGCACGCACGACTTGCATTACAGAATTGAATATTTTTCATGTGCGTTTCTGCGCGTATGCACCAAACGGAGCTCGGGCATACGCACGACTGTCCTATTTTAGAaaatattgattttaattatttttgcctATCCAATCTATTTTTTCACTTCTGTAACCCCTGTTTAAGATCCGCTAACTAGTTCTTAGGCTCTAGAACGAGTGGAAGTGTATTGAGTAAATTAAACTGATATGTTTGAGTGGGATGGGGAATTGAAGAATTTAAGTTAATGATAATTGATAAAAGATTGGGATTAATGaacttaattttgataaattgatTGCCTAGCAAGGATGATGGTGTTATTTCGCTTGTTTAGTGCGTTATTATATTATggggatggtggttttgtcccaCCTGTGGTGAGGACAGCGATTATATACCGCTCACGGTTTGAGTTTGATTATGATATGTTTGATTGTGGTTATGATTGAAAAGTGTGGCGAACACTATATCTCAAGAGTGTGCCAGACACTATATTCCAAAAGTGTGTTGGGCGCTATATCCCTGATAGATGGTGATTATGATATAGTGAGGTCTGATTGAGTGGTGTTTATATTAAGTTTCAATTTTGCTTATGATCTTGATTATGCTTGATTTTGAGTATGTTAATGATgagtttgatgatgataatgataatgattgaAAAGTGTGCTGGACACTATATTCCAAGAGTGTGCCGAGCACTATATCCTAAAAGTGTGTCGGGTACTATATTCCTTATGGATGGTGACTGTGATTATGATTAGGTTGATTGGAAAATGATTATATTGAGTTGTGATTTTGCTTGTGATCTTGGTTGTGTATGATCTGTTTCCCTTTTGCTGCGTCGTACTCTCTCTGTTTGTAAAGTGTGGCGGACACTATATCCTAATAGTGTAGCGAACACTATATACTGAAAAGTgtggcgggcactatatcccaagagtatgGCGGCTCACTATATCCTAAGAGTGTGAGAGCACTATGTCCCAGAAAAAATAttaggcactatatcccaagagtgtgagaGCACTATATCTCAGAAAAGATATCtgacactatatcccaagagtgcgGCGGACACTTTATCCCAAGAGTGCGAAAGTGTAACAGAGAGACAATATCTAGATTAGCTACCGGGTGTGTCGGATTCTGAAagtttaaccgacacgtgagttcatggccagtaggacaggcatgctaTGCATCTATATggcattgtttgggtgtgcatattgtatttgaTTTGTCTATGTGAATATTTCTGCTTTAACTGTTAATTGTCATACTTGCTGTAATTGCTTTTGACTATGTTTGAActttattacttgtgtttgtgattggTTGGTTCGGATTATAGTGGTTTGAGTATTGATTTGATTATATGTTGGGTCGGAGGCGTTGATTGATTATGTTTGGGGCGGAGGCTGTGACTGTTTGGGATGGAGGCCGTGATTGATAAGTTATATGTCTTGGTAAGTTTGATATATACATTGAATTGTGGTGGTTTGAGTGTAGATTGATTTTGCTTTGGCCAGAGGCCGTGATTGTTTATGTGATGGGTCGGAAACCGTGATTGATTTAGGTTTAAAGTTtaataaagtatgaaaaatcaaactgatTCAGAATATATTTAATGAACCTTTACTTGGAATATGTTAGTTATTCATacaatttaagtaacttttaagatttttatgaTTGAACTATGAATTTGGATTTTTGGATAACTGATTATTGATTTTCGAAGTGATTCATAAGACGAGCGATGATCACTACAGATGAAAACAACTGCCTTTTTATATATtctcttatgacaattctaaacTTTTTTTTGTGAGATAGTGTGGTTAGATTCTCACATCCTACAGCCTTATCTTTTCAGGAAACAGACGAATAAGCCTATGAAGAAATTTTTGCGCTTTTGGTTATGCGATATTGTTGTATTAGCTTAGCTACTATTTTTTCCTCGCTATTATTGTTATACTTGTGTAAAGAGAGATATGAGTCGTGATTGTAATGATAATTAATATTTGTAAGTTACATGTATTAAAGGatctttgtgtgtgtgtgtgtctatacatatatataattgaaaagtGTTGTGATTGGTATTGTAAATATGAATGTTTGTAAAACGAAAGAAAAAgtattttcgttttttttaaagaaaacagTGATACGGTTTCGAGTTAAAGGCTCctgttttattattatatatgtatagaaGTCGTCATAATATCCGCTCTATCAGAATAGTGCAGTCGAAAGTGTGACGTTCTGATAATAAAGATGTTATACAAACCAAATATACCACTATTATTTCTTTATTGCATCACCCAATATCAGTTCAAAAATACATGCAACTtaataaaatatgcacaaaatgacaataaaagcGCTACAATAAATTTCTATGGGCTAGTTACAACAAATGAATGAATAAAGTCCctaaaaaatagacaaaaacaCATACAGATCACTCGAACATGCACAAAATAACATTAAAAGCACTACAACAACATTATGTTGTCTAGTTACAACAAAAAGTGGACAAGACCACCAAATGCACTTCAGTTCAGACAAAATGTATCGAAAGTTGTTATTGATTGCTACACACGAATTCAGTTCAAAATATGCAAACACTCAAACATGCACAAAAacatttaaattctaaaaaacaTGCAGATATAAGTTAAACTATACAATAAATACTACATAATATTTTTACACCAACTTAACAATGTTATCACCAAATGAACAGTATAACGAGAACAGTAATATGTACtttaatacaagaacacaaaataatgAATCTACTAAATAAACAGAAATATGACTATTTAGTATTTTGTGATCGAAAATgcaaaagaaaaaagtaaaaaaactaAACGATTAGTGAACAAATCCTTTAATAATCTTTTGTCTTTTGTTGCTGTATTTCTTGATGAAGATTAAGATGTAACTTTgaaattttcttaaattttcgcGAAGATTTTGAGGTTTTTTTTTGTCATGGCGAATATTTTGAGTTTGATCATTTTAATTTTGatcgaaagaaaaaaaaagttttttatatTAACGTTTGCGATATTAAATAGTTGCGGGAGCACATATTTATacgttttctaatttaaaattaatttttattaaattaagactaatttaattaaatttagttaaaaaaaattatatgtgtaatatgtttaaaataatttatcttCCAATATAGTACGCACAAGAGAAGTTTATTACATTGATTAGAGAGGAGACAAATTCATAGATTTCAGCGGGTAAGCTGCGACAGAGATGGAAAAGGGCACTGTCCTTCTCCTAACGCAATAACAATAAAGTATTCAAAAATTGTACTACTTAGATTATGAATTACGAAACACCAAACAATCATAAAATACTACTGCTACTAGTACTTTTTTCTTCGGATAACCTAAATTTATCGGGTAAATATCCCAAggttaaattattctattaatttttatatttttttaaatttgtaattaaattttaatatgttaaatgttttaattgaatttatatattaattttaaatttataattagatttattttaataattaatattataaaaacattttttgttttatatcaCTAACGAATATATTTCagcatattttattaaattaaaaatataattataaatttaaaattaatataaaaatttaattataaaattttaaaatgtaagaactaaaatataaatttgtttaaactataaagaataaaaaaataatttaatcatatctaaaaataatttatttaaagtttagatcgaatattttatttgttaataaattttatttttaaaattttaaaaattttcagaaaaagaaattagtttttgttatttttaataatttaatatttatattgaacaaataaattttattctaagataattaaaaataaaaaatattgttattaaAAAAGCTTATTCTATCTTTAAAATGATTAACAAATAATCtgtctaacaaaaataattttagaaacttttagaaaattaaaaatatattcttaaagaACAAATCATAACTTTTTGAGTATTTAGCTGCTTAACATATTATTACATTACCAATAAATTAGAATGAATTTTGCTAGAGAATCAATAGATTATTTGTACAATATATACAATGGGTCATTTATTTGGtctaatattagttaaaaaatgaatatttaGGATAAAATACTATTAATTTCTCAGACACAATACATTTATATTATTCAGAATAACCATCTAATACCAAAGATAATAAATatctgatatcctactgaatcgaacatTTCTAAATTCCTATTATATACATTTTACAATATTTCATCGACTCCTTATACTTCCTGAATTAGAATACAATTAATTAAAATCCTAAATCAGTCAGCATAGGATGAGATTAGTAGGTTACTCCAAATGGGCTAATTTGAGTTGTGAGAAGTAGAAGGAGAAGGAAGAGAGATCTGTGTGTTTCTCTAATTGGCATTGtgattgtttttgttttgttgtgtgttaaGAGCCGGAAAAGACGGCTGTCCAAAAGAGAACATCACAAAACTAACACCAAAAAGCAGAGACAAGACCATCGTCCACTCTTTCATACACTtctttactcttcttcttctgctaaccatctctctctttctctctcttccctttcagggtaaaaaaaaaaagaaaaagaaaaagaaaaaaatattttcttatttatttattttttaattggagaacccatcaaatctcgggtaattGCTACCAAATAAATCTTTCGTTTTCACTTTCCTTTTCGGACCAGATCACTGAGAATCCCTTCATTCTCGTTTATCTTTTGAACTTCCTCGGTCaacttttttactttctttttctatttcaaatTCAGATCAGTCtcttctcctcaatttcttgcAGGATGACACAAAGGATAGGGGAGTTCGCGTGATGAAACTTGGATTCAGAGAGAAATGGGGTGTGTGATTAGCAGGGAGGTTTCTTCTGGAATAATCGCAGAGGTgaaagaggagaagagtttcGGTGCTGATTCTAAGAGTAATAATAATGTTGATGGAGTCGCGGTAGAGGTTCAGAATCAGAATCGGAATCACAATGGTGGTAACCACCACAAGGAAGAGAAGAGTGGCAGCGAAGTTCAGAAGCCGAGGGGAGAAAGGAGAAGATCGAAGAAACCGAATCCGCGGCTAAGCaatcctcccaagcatttaaGGGGTGAGCAGGTTGCGGCTGGCTGGCCACCCTGGCTCACCGCCGTGTGCGGCGAAGCGCTTAACGGCTGGATTCCCCGAAAGGCTGACACATTTGAGAAGATTGATAAGGTTATTGCTTTCTCTTTTAGTTAATTTTGACTGATTTCGTGTGCATTGTTGTGGCGGTTTAACATGAAAAGGAAAAAGTATTTGATTGATTATGCCGTTTTTCCATGTGTGGATAGGGTTTGAAGTTCATCAATGCAGATTATGTTGGACGCAAATATAGTTTTTCCCAAAGTAAAACTCATTTTAGTTATTGATATATTTGTGGAGTAAATGGACAAAAGTATATGAAAGAATTTTGAGAGGACAATAGTACACACCAAGGATTCGTAAACATCAAAGTGCACCCAGAAATTGTTTTTGGATGGACAAAAGTGTCATACCCTTAGTAAGGGTTtgatatttgcaaatcttttgtGTGTATTTTTGTCTGACAAAAACAATCTCTGGGTGTACCATGATATTTACGAATCTTGGTATGTATTTTTGACTACCACACTCTTTTATGTGTCCTAATCCTTTTGTCCATTACTCTATATTTGTTGGTAGAATTGAAAGGAACTAAATCTACATTATGTGATTCAGTTGAATATAGGAATTAGGGACTATATTTCTTTAGTTCTCATAGTTTTTTTTCCTATTCCTTTCATAATAGATCGGGCAAGGAACATATAGTAATGTATACAAAGCTAAAGACATGATGACAGGCAAAATTGTTGCTCTAAAGAAGGTTCGATTTGATAATTTGGAACCTGAGAGTGTAAAATTCATGGCTAGAGAGATTCTTATTTTGCGGAGATTGGATCATCCAAATGTTGTAAAGTTGCAAGGCTTAGTTACATCAAGGATGTCCTGCAGTCTGTATTTGGTGTTTGATTACATGGTGCATGATTTAGCTGGACTTGTTGCAAGCCCACGAATCAGGTTCACGGAACCTCAGGTTAGACAAGGTTTGCCTTAATAATTTTACGATTTCAATAGTCTTCCTTTGATAATTAGTACACTTTATTTTCAAACAGCAGTACTTGAAGTCGTCAAATTGCCAACTATTGTTCTTTCAATTGTAGGTCAAATGTTACATGCATCAACTGCTATCTGGACTTGAGCATTGTCATAAGCGTCGTGTACTTCACCGTGATATTAAAGGATCAAATCTTCTCATTGACAATGAAGGAATACTTAAGATTGCTGACTTTGGACTGGCATCTTTGTTCGATCCAAACCATAAGCATCCCATGACTAGTCGAGTGGTAACTCTTTGGTACCGGCCCCCAGAATTGCTTCTTGGTGCCACCGATTATGGTGTGGGTATAGACCTATGGAGCGCCGGATGCATTTTAGGAGAGTTATTGGCTGGAAAGCCAATTATGCCGGGTCGTACAGAGGTAACGTACATCTCTTGGCTTTCTTATAGGATATTTTAGTTCCGTGGTTATCTAGATCACAAGTACTTTTGTAATTTTATGAATTTGTTTTATATTATGCATTCACGAGGACCTAGAGGTACTAGGAATGATGTGGATATAAACAATAATTACCATGTATTGTCTACAATACTTTTACCTGTTTCTTCATGTCTATGTTCTTTAAATCTCCCAGGTATACACTTTAATTCTAATGTGCCATGTATAGATAGTTGTGTAGTTTGTATGAAGTAATATCTCCATGCGTACATCAATTAAGTTTATACTTACTTTGTTTTTTGTCCCCACTCTCTAATGCATGACTTAGGTGGAGCAACTGCATAAGATATACAAACTATGTGGTTCACCTTCTGATGAATATTGGAAGAAGTCGAAGTTGCCTAATGCCACCTTGTTTAAGCCTCGAGAGCCATACAAGAGATGCCTAAGAGAGACATTTAAAGATTTTCCACCTTCTGCACTACCCCTTATCGAAAGTCTTCTGGCATTTGATCCTGCCGAACGGAAAACTGCCTCAGATGCTTTGCGAAGTGAGGTTGGTTACTATAAAGTACCTATACATAATTAATGCAATATAGGTGTATGAAATTATAAAGTGAAATGATCTTGAATCCAGTTTTGATATTATGCTTGTTGAGTCTGGATAGTTTTcccattaaaaaattaaaatagtaccaATCTCCTATTTTACTTTACTAGTCTATTCTACATTTTTGCAGTTCTTCACCACAGAGCCATATGCTTGTGATCCTTCAAGTCTTCCAAAATATCCTCCAAGCAAGGAAATGGATGCTAGACGGCAGGACGAAGAGGCCAGAAGGTATCATTGCTTTTAAATTTCACTTTCTGCATGCTAGAACTTTGTGCAGGTTTGAACAAAGGTTTTAAAAAAAGATTCGAGAGAGCGAATGGGAGGAAGATAGGAATTTCTGAACAAAATGTGTGGCGTTGACCATGATATTACCTAAGATAAGCTATTTAACAGATATCACTCCCAACCCCTCACCAATAACTTTACCTACAGTCTATGGACACTGCCATATATACGTGTCAACAGTCTCAGTATAGACATGATAGAATGCAATGATGTCATTTGATCCATGTAGCCGACCGCTcctagtgggataaggctttgttgttgttgttgtttttgttgttATTGGTTATTCCTGCTAGTGTAAGTTTAAGCCTTCTTATTACGATTGAGAAACTCTAAGACACTTTGTCAATGTGAATATTCAGAATAAGGGCTGCAAGCAAAGCTCAGGCTAATGGTCCAAGGAAGCATCGCATGCGTGATCGTGCCGTGAAAGCTATTCCTGCTCCTGAAGCCAATGCTGAGATTCAATCCAACATTGATGTATGTTCAAAAAAATTGCTTCTATCATTAATCACAAATTACACATGTGATGCTTTTAGACTTCATTCCAATAATGCTTTAATAAAATGCAATGGTTGGGGCTGAGTATGGAGGAGAGTTAGGATTTGGCAACTCTCATTTATGTTATATCTGCTTGTTTATATTTGACCCTTTTTTTTGTTGTGATTTCATACCTAACAGAGAAGGCGTCTAATAACTCATGCAAATGCTAAGAGCAAGAGTGAAAAGTTCCCACCGCCACATCAAGATGGACAACTTGGATTTCCATTGGGATCTTCCCATCGTATTGATCCAGATACTGTTCCTATTGATGTCTCCTTCACTTCAACAACGTCGTATATTTATTCAAAGGAACCATTCCAAGCGTGGTCAGGTCCTATAGGTAATGCTGCTGCTGAAATTGGAGTGCCAAAAAACAAGAGACACACCGCAACTGATGCATTGGATTTATCAAAACCACATAAAGGTTCACACAAGGATAAAGTTAAAGGAAAGAAAACCATAGCTTAGATTTTGATAACATTCATATAGAGTCAAATTAAGAATATATACTTCTGCTGAGTAATGGCTATTAttatattagtttattttttttcttaaaaaaaaaaattgttttcattaAGATGAATGCTCTTTCTTTTTTCCCCTCCTTTGTTTATGGTGAGAGAATTACCATGATGTACATCGTAAATTTCATTTCAAAAGAAGTCCCTTTTGTTAATATCTGAGATCTAGCAATGAATGTTTTTTAAGACATGATATTACTTTAAGAATTTAGCTAATTTGTGTTCTAagagtatattttaaaaatacaataatggaaaatttttaatattttttatgtattcaatgcattgaaaatatataaaaaaaattgtttttgcaataatttttataaaatatgtttttatagtatgtttaatttatgtttttaggGTACAAATTAgcaaaattttaactttaaatataAAAGTAGAAGGTTAGAAAgttagtataatttattatttttgatcaGCTGTTACTCTAATGTATAAAATTGTGGGCTAAAAATAttggtcaaaaataataaattctattattttaaaattttttttttcggaaaATATATCTCCAAAACAATTATTTTCTTTTACCCTTTGCCTTCTTTTGTGATCAGTAATTCTTTTACCTCTAAATATAGAGTAACATTTTACAATTGAGAGCAACTCCTTAAGAAACTAGGTCATAATAGGAATCTTATTCTCCAAGAAAAGAGACAACTTAACGCAGTATGTAATCCCAAAAAAAGATAGAGGACAATCGGTGAAGGTTTCCAATGGCACAAAGCAGGGTTGTGTATTTTCTACGCTTGAGTATGGGAAAATGTGACAGCTCACATTCCACATAGGGCCAGTAATCTATCTCTACGCTTAAACACCAATTTGAGTCGGCTCGACCTGGCACAATATGGGACATGTTTTTCAACCGTTATAGGTTTATCTCGGTACGAGCAATACTTAATAAAATTGATTGTTTGGGTAAGGGGTTCGTGTAAGAAGTGGTCGCATGGCTCGACACCTGTTTCATACCTACCCTATACATACATAAATGAATGCTTGggtaaattattgaatttgatgAATTTAGTTtgataagttaattttttttaatattgtttaaaATTTGTAATATAATTAGTATATATTTCTGTTTACAAAGTTACAATTAAAACCAAAGTGTAATCATTTTTAAtgttaaaagtattaaaaataaatagtatttgtCTCAACTAATTTAGGTTAGTTAAATGAttattttacttgtttgtttagTATCAAGAATTTGAATCCTGTTTTATGTGTAACAAACTAGCAACTCAGTAACTAGTCATAAATTTTTAATGGAGTTTTAATTTGAGATAGATTAGTCTTCAACTTGTCAAGTTAAGAAATATCATGAAAAAAAACTAGTATTTGTGTTTAAAATTTGCAGAGTTGaaaatattatacaaaaaataGTATTCATCTTTAAAGTAGAACAATTTCTCATCGATGACAATATTTATGGAGTATTGTCTTTATTGAAAAGTGGAAATTCACATGCACTTGTCTTCGTATGAGTTGATAATTGAAAACTGTTAAATGATAAATTTAGTTAAACACGTTAAATTATCTAACgattttcaattatcaacttcacatgaagatgACTGCATGTGAGTCTTCACTTTGTTAAAATTTATGTAggacaattttatttgttgatattatatttattttttaagtcaaaacaatATAATCAACGTTTACATAATTTTcaagtttcaaaatttataaacttGTGCCATTATAAAAGTGATTAGATTGGTTAATATTTTTTGATAACATTACTGAAACAAcatcgttgagtattagtttGTGTAAAAAAAACCgtaataattttacttattcaataatttattctagaagaaaataaattattatccGTTGGattggtaaatattttttttaatttcttatactatttaatttgaaaataattatcaAAAAGTAAATGATTATACTATCCTATAATTTGATTAACaaagtaatttttatatatataataatatctaatatCACATATTATAACTAATGAAATcataatatttgaaaaaataatgtTTAAACAATTTAAATGTCAATTtgagtaaatataaaaaatataaaaaaattacatgttgattcataaaaattttgatttaaaaagtTGTCCATAATCTATATAATTAATAACTTTGAAATTTCatgtgttatttattttatatatattttattttattgtatgagAGCTTATAACTTTTTTGTATCAACGATTTTAGTGGCTGTAAAGAGGCTTTTACTATTAAATgaatgtttaattattttgttggtgtttataattttaccaaaattataattaaatctttatattttttttcaattgggttcctataatatttttaactttgtaattaagtcatttttatataaaaaatgttaaaattaatagaatattcctTAAAAAAATGTGTGATCAAAGATCTATTTAAGTTCTTAATTGTAGATACTTTCAATTTGTGaaaatttattctattaattctAATATGTTCTACACTGATAaggatttaattacaaaattaaaagtaatatagagattcaactaaaagaaaaaaaaaatataagaacctaattataaattttgtaaaactataagaattaatagagtaattaaattttaaatgaaattATGCAGAAACTTCTGACAAAATTGATTgatatttttatgataatttattc contains:
- the LOC112695474 gene encoding probable serine/threonine-protein kinase At1g54610 — translated: MGCVISREVSSGIIAEVKEEKSFGADSKSNNNVDGVAVEVQNQNRNHNGGNHHKEEKSGSEVQKPRGERRRSKKPNPRLSNPPKHLRGEQVAAGWPPWLTAVCGEALNGWIPRKADTFEKIDKIGQGTYSNVYKAKDMMTGKIVALKKVRFDNLEPESVKFMAREILILRRLDHPNVVKLQGLVTSRMSCSLYLVFDYMVHDLAGLVASPRIRFTEPQVKCYMHQLLSGLEHCHKRRVLHRDIKGSNLLIDNEGILKIADFGLASLFDPNHKHPMTSRVVTLWYRPPELLLGATDYGVGIDLWSAGCILGELLAGKPIMPGRTEVEQLHKIYKLCGSPSDEYWKKSKLPNATLFKPREPYKRCLRETFKDFPPSALPLIESLLAFDPAERKTASDALRSEFFTTEPYACDPSSLPKYPPSKEMDARRQDEEARRIRAASKAQANGPRKHRMRDRAVKAIPAPEANAEIQSNIDRRRLITHANAKSKSEKFPPPHQDGQLGFPLGSSHRIDPDTVPIDVSFTSTTSYIYSKEPFQAWSGPIGNAAAEIGVPKNKRHTATDALDLSKPHKGSHKDKVKGKKTIA